The following are from one region of the Actinomyces sp. oral taxon 897 genome:
- a CDS encoding aldo/keto reductase — protein MQYTTLGTTGITIPRLCIGGMSFGQVFPDFHQWVIDQPSTQAVIARALELGVTFIDTANVYAHGTSEEYIGQSLKNLGVARQDVVLASKVYFNEGHLSAEAIEREITGTLRRLGTDYLDLYIIHRFDYSTPVEETMEALDRLVRDGRVRALGASAMYAYQLHNLQVAADAHGWTRFASMQNHYNLLYREDEREMIPVVEQYGMSLTPYSPLASGHLTRPTWDSPSVRSTTDGTMRAKYDRDREIDMPVIERVAEVAARHEVPMADVALAWHWAKGVAAPIVGCSRPSRVDDAVRALDLTLTAEEVAYLEEPYVPHELVGPLARPGEKALAGTAVRTTRR, from the coding sequence ATGCAGTACACGACACTCGGCACCACAGGCATTACGATCCCGCGGCTGTGCATTGGAGGCATGAGCTTCGGCCAGGTCTTCCCGGACTTCCACCAGTGGGTCATTGACCAGCCCTCCACCCAGGCCGTCATCGCCCGCGCGCTCGAGCTCGGTGTCACCTTTATCGACACCGCCAACGTCTACGCCCACGGCACCAGCGAGGAGTACATCGGGCAGTCCCTGAAGAACCTCGGCGTCGCGCGCCAGGACGTGGTGCTGGCCTCCAAGGTCTACTTCAATGAGGGACACCTGAGCGCCGAGGCCATTGAGCGGGAGATCACGGGCACGCTCCGGCGCCTGGGCACCGACTACCTCGACCTGTACATTATCCACCGCTTCGACTACTCCACCCCCGTGGAGGAGACCATGGAGGCCCTGGACCGCCTCGTGCGCGACGGCCGCGTACGGGCCCTGGGCGCCTCCGCCATGTACGCCTACCAGCTGCACAACCTGCAAGTGGCGGCGGACGCCCACGGCTGGACCCGCTTCGCCAGCATGCAGAACCACTACAACCTCCTCTACCGCGAGGACGAGCGGGAGATGATCCCCGTGGTCGAGCAGTACGGCATGTCCCTGACCCCCTACAGCCCGCTCGCCTCCGGGCACCTGACCCGCCCCACCTGGGACTCGCCGTCCGTGCGCTCGACGACGGACGGCACCATGCGCGCCAAGTACGACCGCGACCGCGAGATCGACATGCCCGTCATCGAGCGCGTCGCCGAGGTCGCCGCCAGGCACGAGGTGCCCATGGCCGACGTCGCGCTGGCCTGGCACTGGGCCAAGGGCGTGGCCGCCCCCATTGTCGGCTGCTCGCGGCCGAGCCGCGTCGACGACGCCGTGCGCGCCCTGGATCTGACCCTCACCGCCGAGGAGGTCGCCTACCTGGAGGAGCCCTACGTGCCCCACGAGCTCGTCGGCCCGCTCGCCCGCCCCGGGGAGAAGGCCCTCGCCGGGACGGCGGTGCGCACGACGCGCCGCTAG
- a CDS encoding type II toxin-antitoxin system RelE/ParE family toxin codes for MLDIVISSKCRKDLKRARRRGLDMDAFFAVVEMLRRRETLPARYRDHALTADRAGLRDCHIRPDWVLIYQIRETELVLVLVETGSHADLGL; via the coding sequence GTGCTCGACATCGTCATCTCGAGTAAGTGCAGGAAGGACCTCAAGCGGGCTAGAAGACGCGGCCTCGACATGGATGCCTTCTTCGCAGTGGTTGAGATGCTTCGACGTCGCGAGACGCTACCTGCTCGTTATCGAGATCATGCGCTCACGGCCGACCGGGCTGGACTGAGGGACTGCCACATCCGGCCCGACTGGGTGCTGATCTACCAGATCAGGGAGACGGAGCTGGTCCTGGTCCTGGTGGAGACTGGAAGTCACGCCGACTTGGGCCTGTGA
- a CDS encoding ATP-binding protein yields MTGRRHASSEIVLDSGLPQLRAALDVDPSLLLAGDVPRLLDEWQIEPSLWNLVRREIDSRRHPGQFILTGSSVPAENAARHSGAHRISRIRMRPMTLFERGRGDGSVSLTSLFNGEAPAPALNSGAGVREALDDLVHGGWPGDLDLTTPQAQRRLRDYVEDIVSIDVGRLDGEPRRDPVRLRALMRSLARHVATEASFRTIARDASGQSLSAETAIAYVGALRRLFVVEEQPAWAPHLRSRYAVRTSSKLHFVDPALAAAVTATSSERLLQDLETAGLWFKSQAVQHLRIFSEMCGGRLYHYRDKAGKEADAIVELDDGRWAAFEVKLGQRQIPAAQTSLAAFVADIDTARTPPPALTAVITADGPVMTLPDGVVTFPLKALGP; encoded by the coding sequence ATGACCGGACGTCGACACGCCTCCTCCGAGATCGTGCTGGACTCCGGGCTGCCGCAGCTGCGGGCCGCCCTGGACGTCGATCCCTCGCTCCTCCTGGCCGGCGACGTGCCGCGTCTTCTTGACGAGTGGCAGATCGAGCCCTCACTGTGGAACCTCGTGCGCAGGGAGATCGACTCCCGTCGCCACCCGGGACAGTTCATCCTCACGGGATCGTCCGTCCCCGCCGAGAACGCCGCGCGGCACTCCGGAGCGCACCGGATCTCACGGATCCGAATGCGGCCCATGACCCTGTTCGAGCGCGGTCGCGGGGACGGCAGCGTCTCCTTGACGAGTTTGTTCAATGGCGAGGCGCCGGCGCCGGCGCTTAACTCCGGCGCCGGTGTACGCGAGGCCCTGGACGACCTGGTGCACGGAGGATGGCCGGGGGACCTCGATCTGACGACGCCTCAGGCGCAGCGCCGCCTGCGCGACTACGTCGAGGACATTGTCAGTATCGACGTCGGTCGCCTGGACGGCGAACCGCGGCGGGATCCTGTGCGCCTGCGCGCCCTCATGCGCTCCCTCGCCCGGCATGTCGCGACAGAGGCGTCTTTCCGCACCATCGCCAGGGACGCCTCCGGGCAGTCCCTGAGCGCGGAGACCGCCATCGCCTACGTGGGCGCCCTCAGACGCCTCTTCGTCGTCGAGGAGCAGCCGGCCTGGGCGCCGCACCTGCGGTCCCGTTACGCGGTGCGCACGTCGTCGAAGCTGCACTTCGTCGACCCTGCGCTCGCCGCGGCGGTGACGGCGACGTCCTCGGAGCGCCTCCTACAGGACCTGGAGACCGCCGGGCTCTGGTTTAAGTCCCAGGCGGTGCAGCACCTGCGGATCTTCTCCGAGATGTGCGGCGGACGCCTCTACCACTACCGGGACAAGGCGGGGAAGGAGGCGGACGCCATTGTGGAGCTGGACGACGGGCGCTGGGCCGCCTTCGAGGTCAAGCTGGGGCAGCGCCAGATCCCGGCGGCGCAGACCTCGCTCGCTGCCTTCGTGGCCGATATCGACACTGCACGGACCCCTCCTCCGGCACTCACCGCCGTCATTACCGCCGACGGACCCGTGATGACGCTCCCCGACGGCGTCGTCACCTTCCCGCTCAAGGCGCTGGGGCCGTGA
- a CDS encoding aldo/keto reductase: MQSLTMNDGHTIPVLGYGVFQMTSAEVAAHLPEAIAAGYRHIDTANAYFNEVAVGRVVASSPVAREDLFITSKLFPQSYPYAQCGKDIDATLERLGTDYVDLLLLHQPYGEYVSAWRAMEEAVEAGKVRSIGLSNFSAAKVHEILDVARIVPAVLQVEAHPYWNQHTLKAALADTGVVFEAWYPLGHGDRTLLAEPALTGPAARYGKTAAQVVLRWHLQEGNVTFPKTLNPQHMADNLDIFDFTLTEEEMAAVNALPQRPYYQVPDEPPAFVTTVMDYSRQA; the protein is encoded by the coding sequence ATGCAGTCCCTCACCATGAACGACGGCCACACGATCCCGGTCCTGGGCTACGGCGTCTTCCAGATGACGTCGGCCGAGGTCGCCGCGCACCTGCCCGAGGCGATCGCCGCTGGCTACAGGCACATTGACACCGCCAACGCCTACTTCAACGAGGTCGCCGTCGGCCGGGTCGTTGCCAGCAGCCCGGTCGCGCGCGAGGACCTCTTCATCACCTCCAAGCTCTTCCCACAGAGCTACCCCTACGCCCAGTGCGGCAAGGACATTGACGCCACCCTGGAGCGCCTGGGCACGGACTACGTCGACCTGCTGCTCCTCCACCAGCCCTACGGTGAGTACGTCTCCGCCTGGAGGGCCATGGAGGAGGCGGTCGAGGCGGGCAAGGTCCGCTCCATCGGCCTGTCGAACTTCTCCGCCGCGAAGGTCCACGAGATCCTCGACGTCGCCCGGATCGTCCCGGCCGTCCTCCAGGTCGAGGCCCACCCGTACTGGAACCAGCACACCCTCAAGGCCGCTCTGGCGGACACCGGCGTCGTCTTCGAGGCCTGGTACCCGCTCGGCCACGGGGACAGGACGCTCCTGGCCGAGCCCGCCCTGACCGGGCCCGCCGCCAGGTACGGCAAGACCGCCGCCCAGGTCGTGCTGCGCTGGCACCTCCAGGAGGGCAATGTCACCTTCCCCAAGACGCTCAACCCGCAGCACATGGCGGACAACCTCGACATCTTCGACTTCACGCTGACCGAGGAGGAGATGGCCGCCGTCAACGCCCTGCCGCAGAGGCCCTACTACCAGGTGCCCGACGAGCCGCCAGCCTTCGTCACCACCGTCATGGACTACTCCCGGCAGGCGTGA
- a CDS encoding type II toxin-antitoxin system RelB/DinJ family antitoxin, with protein MATKTLNVKIDDDDKRLFVELTHQMGTTPSHAVRMFVRAFNEFKGFPFDTSRPYVMSAEARQAYDEIDAEISAGTARRYGSVADLRNDLDL; from the coding sequence ATGGCGACTAAGACCCTCAATGTCAAGATCGACGACGACGACAAGCGTCTATTTGTTGAGCTCACTCATCAGATGGGGACGACCCCGTCACATGCGGTGCGCATGTTCGTGCGCGCGTTCAATGAGTTCAAGGGCTTCCCCTTCGACACGTCCCGTCCATACGTCATGAGTGCCGAGGCCCGGCAGGCCTACGACGAGATTGACGCAGAGATCTCCGCGGGCACCGCCAGGCGCTACGGGAGCGTTGCAGACTTGCGTAATGACCTGGACCTGTAG